One Spodoptera frugiperda isolate SF20-4 chromosome 10, AGI-APGP_CSIRO_Sfru_2.0, whole genome shotgun sequence genomic region harbors:
- the LOC118277509 gene encoding uncharacterized protein LOC118277509 produces MKMVLIEQISALIDFLENHQDLALGHCSRTNEGRSLMRRYWMECAQILNAVSVDCPNKTPAVWRSFYNEYKSKLLKKIKSQKSELSATGGGPAKKIILTPLQERLYNILGRDVGEPLQGVRHNPLSLGSGKFCSAFTSNKPPKRRKRQKSTRQYASEADHAALEAA; encoded by the exons ATGAAAATGGTGCTGATTGAACAAATTTCGGCCCTTATTGATTTTTTGGAAAACCACCAAGACCTGGCGCTTGGCCACTGCAGCCGCACCAATGAAGGGCGAAGTCTTATGAGACGGTACTGGATGGAGTGTGCCCAAATTTTAAATGCGGTGTCGGTGGACTGCCCTAATAAAACGCCGGCAGTGTGGCGCTCA ttctacAACGAATATAAAAGcaagcttttaaaaaaaattaaatcacagAAAAGTGAATTGAGTGCTACAG gTGGTGGTCCtgcaaaaaaaattatattgaccCCGCTCCAAGAGCGCTTATATAATATCTTAGGGCGAGATGTAGGAGAGCCACTTCAAGGTGTCCGACATAACCCACTCAGT cttGGATCAGGAAAGTTTTGCTCAGCATTTACCAGCAACAAGCCTCCAAAGCGACGCAAACGCCAAAAATCCACACGGCAATACGCATCAGAAG CAGACCATGCAGCTCTTGAAGCTGCTTAA
- the LOC126911144 gene encoding piggyBac transposable element-derived protein 4-like → MPPVEVAVDGFNHWPEWKSDRQRCKMVGYSEDGLDFDNDSLADPDFVPELNNFEDDVPEVDIDVDSIIQTLEDDHESPGCSTEYAPSREMSDQAPPAKKPAKEKIPKLNLRWKKKNLELSELQLMSTGNKTLGSDLLELDTPIQYFFHLFSPELIKMISEETNLVTNHWSPILGTPLIQETISLNKFEKIRQSLHFNDNSKNLPREHPDHDRIYKIRPLVDSLNEAYSNIPIEEHLCVDEQMCSTKSRNTLKRYNPNKPHKWGYKVYVLSGVTGFAYKTEIETGKENVVLDGEPDLGASSNVVMRLARMIPRHQNFRLYFDNYFTSLRLLEYLAKEGILSLGTIRRNRIPDCKLSTEKLMMKKERGYSEEYVADVNGIDVSTVAWKDNKIVSLASTFAGQKPESDVQSEIQEKSTKDLLNMCLQKRYVKTKSDIGHNGLIKKSDANFQSA, encoded by the exons ATGCCTCCAGTCGAAGTCGCAGTGGATGGATTTAACCACTGGCCCGAGTGGAAGTCCGATCGTCAAAGGTGTAAGATGGTGGGAT ATAGTGAGGATGGCTTGGATTTCGATAACGACAGCCTCGCAGACCCTGACTTTGTCCCAGAGTTGAATAATTTTGAAGATGACGTGCCAGAGGTGGATATTGATGTTGATTCCATAATACAAACCCTCGAAGACGATCATGAAAGCCCAGGCTGTAGCACAGAATATGCTCCATCACGAGAAATGAGTGATCAAGCTCCTCCCGCCAAGAAACCTGCTAAGGAGAAGATACCTAAACTGAATTTGAGATGGAAAAAAAAGAATCTTGAATTGAGTGAATTGCAGCTTATGTCCACAGGAAACAAGACCCTAGGTTCTGATCTGCTTGAGTTGGACACTCCTATACAATACTTTTTCCACTTATTTTCACCGGAACTTATCAAGATGATTTCTGAAGAAACTAATTT AGTTACGAACCACTGGAGCCCTATACTCGGAACACCTCTAATACAAGAGACCATTAGCTTGAACAAATTTGAAAAAATTCGTCAGTCGCTGCATTTCAATGACAACAGTAAGAACCTCCCTAGGGAACATCCTGATCATGACCGCATATACAAAATACGTCCATTAGTTGATTCTTTGAATGAGGCTTACAGTAACATCCCAATTGAAGAACACCTCTGTGTGGACGAGCAAATGTGCTCAACTAAATCACGGAACACATTGAAGAGATACAACCCCAACAAACCCCACAAATGGGGCTATAAAGTCTATGTTTTGAGTGGTGTTACAGGTTTTGCCTATAAGACTGAAATTGAAACTGGCAAAGAAAATGTCGTCTTGGATGGAGAGCCAGATTTAGGTGCCTCATCTAACGTAGTCATGCGATTAGCTCGTATGATTCCAAGACACCAGAACTTTAgactttattttgataattattttacatcaCTCCGTTTGTTGGAATACCTGGCCAAAGAAGGCATTCTCAGTTTGGGTACTATCAGAAGAAATCGGATCCCGGATTGTAAGCTGTCAACTGAAAAGTTGATGATGAAAAAAGAACGAGGCTATTCGGAAGAATATGTGGCCGATGTCAACGGGATCGACGTCTCAACTGTTGCATGGAAGGACAATAAAATTGTCAGCCTGGCGTCCACCTTTGCAGGACAGAAGCCCGAAAGTGATGTTC AAAGCGAGATCCAAGAAAAAAGCACAAAGGACCTGCTCAACATGTGCCTCCAAAAGCGGTACGTCAAGACCAAATCGGACATTGGCCACAATGGtctgataaaaaaatcagatgCAAATTTCCAAAGTGCGTAG
- the LOC118261857 gene encoding uncharacterized protein LOC118261857 produces MKVSEGFLVADSRNLPKVDYIMLLQYMHENDCYNIAETRSAKALLASREAYVDTAVGYVEVKRDGNLCTVKCRVTPEHKVKARLYQVTAVIDESLEKIITVECNDCVASAGGCKHAICFTMWLIKRSDEPSTTSTHCYWTKPKLAGAVSHQNFILAKNIGKKKRTPDNVDMTVSIGMFSEECKKRKVVTGMILNYCGNQQPQLNDCSVFNLVLQFIHQVDDHCYNNFKSFSASKLTVDVLESIAEATKSQADSKLWHSMRQGRVTGSKIYEAIHCKTENGALVQSILGGYKVPETKAIRRGKVLEKEVVKELEKEFGAIQHTGLILISPIIGVSPDGICSDFVIEIKCPISENTIKNYVRDGILCEKYKAQIMVQMHAAKKLKGLFCIADPTFEQTKLLHKYWVDYDKKYVTGLLDGAEEFWKQFIFKTVLQSAK; encoded by the coding sequence ATGAAAGTTTCGGAAGGATTCCTAGTTGCCGATAGCAGAAACTTGCCGAAAGTTGACTATATAATGCTATTGCAATATATGCACGAAAATGATTGCTATAATATTGCAGAAACACGTAGTGCCAAAGCATTACTAGCGTCACGTGAAGCATATGTAGACACAGCTGTAGGATACGTAGAAGTCAAGCGAGACGGAAACTTATGCACTGTTAAATGCAGGGTAACACCGGAACATAAGGTAAAAGCTAGGCTTTATCAGGTTACAGCTGTAATCGATGAATCTCTTGAGAAGATTATCACAGTAGAATGCAATGACTGTGTAGCTTCTGCAGGAGGCTGCAAGCACGCCATATGCTTTACCATGTGGCTGATAAAACGGTCAGATGAACCATCGACTACATCTACTCACTGTTATTGGACTAAACCAAAACTAGCTGGAGCTGTAAGTCACCAGAACTTCATCTTGGCAAAAAACATTGGCAAAAAGAAGAGAACTCCAGATAATGTGGACATGACTGTTAGTATTGGCATGTTTTCGGAAGAATGTAAGAAACGTAAAGTTGTAACAGGaatgattttaaattactgTGGAAATCAACAGCCCCAGTTAAATGACTGTAGTGTGTTCAATTTAGTGCTGCAGTTTATACACCAAGTAGATGATCACTGTTACAacaattttaaatctttttctGCAAGTAAACTTACTGTAGATGTACTTGAATCGATTGCTGAAGCTACAAAATCTCAAGCTGACTCTAAATTGTGGCATTCTATGCGTCAAGGGAGAGTCACAGGGTCCAAGATCTATGAAGCTATTCACTGTAAAACAGAGAATGGTGCCTTAGTACAAAGCATTCTCGGAGGTTACAAGGTGCCAGAAACCAAAGCCATCAGAAGGGGCAAAGTGTTAGAAAAAGAAGTAGTCAAGGAGTTAGAAAAAGAATTCGGAGCAATTCAACACACAGGGTTGATTTTAATATCCCCTATCATTGGAGTATCACCTGATGGGATTTGTAGCGACTTTGTGATCGAAATAAAATGCCCTATAAGTgagaatacaataaaaaattatgtgAGAGATGGTATACTATGTGAAAAATATAAAGCGCAGATTATGGTTCAAATGCATGctgcaaaaaaattaaaaggactGTTTTGTATTGCTGATCCTACTTTTGAACAAACTAAACTCCTACATAAGTACTGGGTAGATTATGATAAAAAGTATGTGACAGGTTTATTAGATGGAGCTGAAGAATTttggaaacaatttatttttaaaacagttttacaaagtgctaaataa